A window from Chitinophagales bacterium encodes these proteins:
- a CDS encoding gliding motility-associated C-terminal domain-containing protein, which produces MRAIFFSITIMCFLPIYGQKQGNIWFFGEGAGLDFNGSAPTPISGGQIYGNPQGPMDHLYNEGCATISDSSGNLLFYSNGEKVWNRNHQIMPNGDGLYGHYSATHAAYIVPKPLSDSLFYLFTLDGMQRNLQYGLRYSIINMCLDGGLGDVIPGKKNIPLLQPASEKIVAIYHTNGKDIWIVSHEFFTDAFFAFLLTETGITDTVISNTGSVHIGLLNYFNGTGAGIGQIKATSDGNKIALVFSNAPSPVGELFDFNNVTGIISNAISLDVDGAVFGVEFSPDNSKLYITSLLGGLHQFDITAGGGTSFAINASKIQIDQAGCSERGLQLAPDGKIYMKRCIPDNHYLSVVNNPNATGNLCDYVNSAIDFDTVQTGIPPTFIQGYQYNNETYDCDTVCDEFNNSISLDFEIDSVTCNNSNNGVIKSVVASNYPPLEYFWSDENDNVFSHDSIVSNMAPGTYFLKVVDQNNCVMRDTIILSNPNPLNFDLGPDDTICNTLFQSIDAGNYTKYIWSTGDTTRVINIQLSGNYSVTVTDSNGCLSVDSVNIFIKNDTASVYLGEDTTINQHASIQLNSHINGVLNYPGEYTWYPSHLLNCEKCPDPTATLSESGPIILNYSRDGICFNSDTLYIEVMKEYCYLYMPNGFSPNNDGINDYYKPVYKCVDNWTFQIFDRWGELVFESTKVGEYWDGLYNNQELNPGVFVYLIKATFINGNVVTKSGSVTMLK; this is translated from the coding sequence ATGAGAGCTATTTTTTTTTCCATAACAATTATGTGCTTTTTACCAATTTATGGTCAAAAGCAAGGAAATATTTGGTTTTTTGGTGAAGGTGCAGGATTAGATTTTAATGGTTCAGCCCCAACCCCAATATCTGGGGGACAGATTTATGGGAATCCACAGGGACCTATGGATCACCTGTATAATGAAGGGTGTGCAACTATTTCTGATAGTAGTGGAAATCTTCTTTTTTATTCAAATGGAGAGAAAGTTTGGAATCGAAACCATCAAATTATGCCTAATGGTGATGGTTTATATGGACATTATTCTGCAACTCACGCTGCTTATATAGTTCCCAAACCATTGTCAGACTCTCTATTTTACTTGTTTACATTAGACGGAATGCAGAGAAATTTACAATATGGCTTGAGATATTCTATTATCAATATGTGTTTAGATGGAGGGCTGGGAGATGTAATACCTGGAAAAAAGAATATTCCTTTACTTCAACCAGCAAGTGAAAAAATTGTAGCAATATATCACACAAATGGTAAAGATATTTGGATAGTGTCACATGAATTTTTTACAGATGCATTTTTCGCTTTTCTTTTAACTGAAACAGGCATTACGGATACTGTTATTTCGAATACAGGTTCAGTGCATATCGGATTGTTAAATTATTTCAATGGCACAGGAGCTGGAATAGGTCAAATTAAAGCAACCTCAGATGGGAATAAAATTGCTTTAGTTTTTTCCAATGCTCCTTCACCTGTAGGTGAGCTTTTTGACTTTAATAATGTTACAGGTATAATTTCTAATGCTATAAGTCTAGATGTTGATGGAGCAGTATTTGGTGTTGAGTTTTCACCTGATAATTCTAAATTGTACATTACTAGCCTTTTAGGAGGGCTCCATCAATTTGATATTACTGCTGGAGGCGGTACTTCATTTGCAATTAATGCATCAAAAATTCAGATAGATCAAGCTGGTTGTTCTGAAAGAGGTCTTCAACTTGCTCCTGATGGTAAAATTTATATGAAAAGATGTATTCCAGATAATCATTATTTATCAGTAGTAAACAATCCTAATGCAACTGGTAATTTATGTGATTATGTGAATAGTGCAATTGATTTTGATACGGTTCAAACAGGAATTCCCCCAACTTTTATTCAAGGCTACCAATACAATAATGAAACATATGATTGTGATACAGTGTGTGATGAATTTAATAATTCAATTTCACTTGATTTTGAGATTGATTCTGTTACTTGTAATAATTCTAATAATGGTGTGATAAAATCTGTAGTTGCAAGTAATTACCCTCCATTAGAATACTTTTGGAGTGATGAAAATGATAATGTGTTTAGTCATGATTCTATTGTTAGTAATATGGCACCTGGAACTTATTTTTTAAAGGTGGTTGATCAAAATAATTGTGTTATGAGAGATACTATTATTTTGAGTAACCCAAATCCATTAAATTTTGATCTTGGACCAGATGATACAATTTGTAATACTTTGTTTCAGAGTATTGATGCTGGAAATTATACCAAATATATTTGGTCAACTGGTGATACTACAAGAGTAATAAACATTCAATTAAGTGGGAATTACAGCGTTACTGTAACTGATTCAAATGGTTGTTTATCAGTTGATTCTGTTAATATTTTTATTAAAAATGATACTGCATCAGTTTATCTTGGAGAAGATACAACTATCAATCAACATGCCAGCATCCAGTTAAATAGTCATATAAATGGTGTTTTAAATTATCCAGGTGAATACACTTGGTATCCCTCTCATTTGCTAAACTGTGAAAAATGTCCTGACCCGACAGCAACTTTGTCGGAATCTGGACCAATAATTCTAAACTACTCTCGTGATGGTATTTGTTTTAATTCTGACACGCTTTATATAGAAGTTATGAAAGAATATTGTTATTTATATATGCCTAATGGTTTTTCTCCTAATAATGATGGGATAAATGATTATTATAAGCCAGTTTATAAGTGTGTAGATAATTGGACTTTCCAAATTTTTGATAGATGGGGTGAGTTGGTTTTTGAAAGTACTAAAGTTGGAGAGTATTGGGACGGCTTATACAATAATCAAGAATTAAATCCTGGTGTTTTTGTTTATTTAATAAAAGCAACATTTATAAATGGCAATGTGGTTACTAAAAGTGGTAGTGTAACAATGCTGAAATAA
- a CDS encoding hydrogen peroxide-inducible genes activator, which yields MTLVQLEYIVALDNHRHFVQAAKSCFVTQPTLTMQIKKLEEELNVVIFDRHRTPLVPTKEGAKILEKARDVLREARQLRTMVKSDKELLSGKFRIAVIPTLAPYILPLFWTPFLNEFPELDLKVEEEQSDQIIEKLKNDELDMAILVTPVEDRQIKEHPVFYEAFLAYTAQNQYFYKQEMVEPSDIENKNLLILNEGHCFRNQVLNICSQDSKRKSKFVYESGSIETLIRMVDKGYGYTLIPELGVPQHPKDPKMIKKFKEPQPVREVSVITHKSFVNDLLLEKVIDTLQSVIPESMKKVHRRKRIAWK from the coding sequence ATGACCTTAGTACAACTTGAATATATTGTAGCACTTGACAATCACCGGCACTTTGTGCAAGCTGCCAAAAGTTGTTTTGTCACACAACCTACCCTTACCATGCAGATCAAAAAATTAGAGGAGGAACTCAATGTAGTGATCTTTGACAGACACAGAACACCGCTTGTTCCAACAAAGGAAGGTGCTAAAATTCTGGAAAAAGCCCGGGATGTGTTGCGCGAAGCCAGGCAATTGAGAACTATGGTTAAAAGTGATAAGGAATTATTGAGCGGTAAATTCAGAATTGCTGTAATTCCAACATTGGCCCCCTATATTTTACCACTATTCTGGACACCTTTTCTCAATGAATTCCCGGAATTGGATTTGAAAGTAGAAGAAGAACAAAGTGATCAGATTATTGAAAAACTAAAAAATGACGAACTGGATATGGCGATACTGGTGACACCGGTAGAAGACAGACAAATCAAAGAACACCCAGTTTTTTACGAAGCTTTCTTAGCCTATACGGCTCAAAATCAATATTTCTACAAGCAGGAAATGGTAGAGCCTTCTGATATTGAAAATAAAAACCTGCTGATTCTCAATGAAGGACATTGTTTTAGAAACCAGGTATTGAATATTTGCAGCCAGGACAGCAAACGCAAAAGCAAATTTGTGTATGAAAGCGGCTCAATAGAAACGCTAATCCGTATGGTTGACAAAGGTTACGGCTACACTTTGATTCCTGAGCTCGGTGTGCCGCAGCATCCTAAAGATCCAAAAATGATCAAAAAATTTAAAGAACCACAGCCGGTAAGGGAAGTGAGTGTAATTACACACAAAAGCTTTGTCAATGATCTTTTGCTGGAAAAAGTAATCGATACTTTACAATCTGTGATTCCGGAAAGCATGAAAAAAGTACACAGAAGAAAGCGTATAGCATGGAAATAA
- a CDS encoding phytanoyl-CoA dioxygenase family protein produces MFKAIRKFKPAYTIYNILHKDQLAQNKKALDALGINHSPYTSIDSSLFENYKIPFSPFLDEGSSKTKLPKLELFKSLEAEQQQALLPWSEKGYSILKGYFSSDEVDEINAEIKKLVDAGAADWHYSRPRIMFAIRKSKKIREIIGRKKLESILSMLLGRELNLFQSINFLEGSQQKAHSDSIHMTTFPLGFLIAAWIALEDVDENNGPLFYYPGSHKLPYLLNKDFDHGGNALLIGENANNQYEKAIEKLIEKEQLQKETFYAKKGDVLIWHANLIHGGSAVNDAERSRKSMVLHYFAKDVICYHEITQRPALMPKT; encoded by the coding sequence TTGTTTAAAGCAATAAGAAAATTTAAGCCCGCTTATACGATCTACAATATTCTGCACAAAGATCAATTGGCACAAAATAAAAAAGCATTGGATGCTTTGGGAATCAATCATTCCCCTTATACCTCTATTGACAGCAGTTTATTTGAAAACTACAAAATACCATTTTCTCCTTTCTTAGACGAAGGTTCTTCTAAAACAAAACTTCCAAAACTGGAATTGTTTAAATCGCTTGAAGCAGAACAACAACAAGCGCTATTGCCCTGGTCTGAAAAAGGCTACAGCATCCTCAAAGGCTATTTCAGTTCTGATGAAGTAGATGAAATCAATGCTGAAATCAAAAAGCTGGTTGATGCAGGGGCTGCCGATTGGCATTATTCAAGGCCGAGAATTATGTTTGCCATTAGAAAATCCAAAAAAATCAGGGAAATCATTGGGCGAAAAAAACTTGAAAGTATTTTATCGATGCTGTTGGGCAGGGAATTGAATCTGTTCCAAAGCATTAATTTTTTGGAAGGGAGTCAACAAAAAGCGCATTCCGATTCTATTCATATGACTACATTTCCTCTGGGTTTTTTGATTGCCGCATGGATTGCGTTGGAAGATGTGGATGAAAACAATGGGCCTTTGTTTTATTACCCGGGAAGTCACAAACTGCCTTATTTGCTCAATAAAGATTTTGACCATGGGGGCAATGCTTTATTAATTGGTGAAAATGCCAACAACCAATATGAAAAGGCTATTGAAAAGCTTATTGAAAAAGAACAATTGCAAAAAGAAACTTTTTACGCAAAAAAAGGAGATGTATTGATCTGGCATGCCAATTTAATCCATGGTGGCAGTGCAGTAAATGATGCCGAGCGAAGCCGTAAAAGCATGGTTTTACACTATTTCGCTAAAGATGTAATTTGCTATCACGAAATTACCCAAAGACCTGCATTAATGCCTAAAACTTGA
- a CDS encoding rRNA adenine N-6-methyltransferase family protein, whose product MKDKQVASVVPSSKYSVRYLKGKINFKDADVILEYGPGNGVFSEMLLSNMTPSAKLVLFETNPEFVKVLKLKFDSDDRVIVVKESALNVNKVLKRLKIKEADYIITGIPFTFLSPRQRLKLVQSSHSALKKGGKFISYQFSITVNKYIKRQFGTIKLGIQPLNIPPLLVVEGEK is encoded by the coding sequence ATGAAGGACAAACAGGTAGCTTCTGTAGTGCCTTCTTCAAAATATAGTGTCCGGTATTTAAAAGGTAAAATCAATTTTAAGGATGCTGATGTAATTCTGGAATACGGCCCTGGCAATGGTGTGTTTTCAGAAATGCTATTGTCGAATATGACGCCTTCTGCAAAATTGGTGCTCTTTGAAACAAACCCTGAATTTGTCAAAGTTTTAAAACTAAAATTTGACAGTGATGATCGGGTAATCGTTGTAAAGGAAAGTGCTTTAAATGTAAATAAAGTTTTAAAGCGTTTAAAGATTAAGGAAGCAGACTATATAATTACCGGTATTCCTTTTACCTTTTTATCTCCACGACAACGATTGAAATTGGTTCAATCTTCTCATTCAGCACTTAAAAAAGGCGGAAAATTTATTTCATACCAGTTTTCTATTACGGTGAACAAATACATCAAGCGGCAGTTTGGCACTATAAAGCTCGGAATACAGCCACTGAATATTCCTCCATTGCTTGTTGTAGAAGGAGAGAAGTAG
- a CDS encoding pyruvate carboxylase, giving the protein MKINKLLVANRGEIAIRVLRAASELKIRTVAIYTYEDRFSLHRYKADEAYQVGQDNEPLKPYLDIEEIIHLAKREGVEAIHPGYGFLSENVNFARRCREEGIVFIGPDPEIMDQLGDKEKAKKVAVSADVPIIESSVTVLNDVKEALKEAERIGFPLIVKANAGGGGRGMRVVRNATELKKSFPEAKSEAKNAFGDDTVFLERFIEDPKHLEVQILGDKYGNVLHLYERDCSVQRRFQKVVEMAPSQGLKQVTRDKLYAYALRIARKVGYNNAGTVEFLVDPDEHIYFIEVNPRIQVEHTVTEEVTGVDIVRSQILIAAGQRLDSPSIFLRNQSDIQCKGFAIQCRITTEDPENDFKPDYGTLVAYRNASGFGIRLDEGSSYRGVTISPFFDSMLAKVTANGRTLKGACQRMHRALTEYRIRGVKTNIPFLEKLVEHPVFQEGNARVNFITKHPELLKYEAKQDRGTKMLRYLAHITVNGNSDVRFVDPSKKLKTPEIPIFDKFSDHPKGTKQLLDKKGPEAFAKWLKKEKTVKFTDTTFRDAHQSLLATRVRSRDMLSVAEGFSKHFPQLFSMEVWGGATFDVSMRFLKESPWERLAQLRESMPNVLLQMLLRGSNAVGYTAYPDNLVEKFIEKSAETGIDVFRIFDSLNWLENMKVSINTVRERTNSIAEVSICYTGDILDKSQKKYDLNYYADLSKRIEDAGAHILAIKDMAGLLKPYSAEILISKLKKETDLPIHLHTHDTSAAQLATYMKAIEAGVDVVDVALASMSGLTSQPNFNTLLEILKNSDRYEPYNIDLLNQYSHYWEDVREYYYPFESGLKAGTAEIYQHEIPGGQYSNLKPQAESLGLDDRMQEIKQAYIDVNELFGDIVKVTPSSKVVGDLALFMVSNNLSKNDILEKGDSIAFPDSVKAFFRGELGQPHGGFPKELQKIVLKGEKPYKGRANEHLKPIDFKQELKEFQKAFPEASPTELDFLSFKLYPKVYKDYYNHREEYGDVSVIPTPLFFYGMTEVQKEAMITIGRGKNILVELVHVGVADEDGMRLVTFKLNGQSRAVMVRDESVKVDKVAHVKAEGENEIGAPLQGLLTKVLVKAGDKIKKNTPLFVIEAMKMESTITANSGGVVEDVVLKAGEMVYSNDLVIRMKK; this is encoded by the coding sequence ATGAAGATCAATAAACTACTGGTAGCCAACAGAGGAGAAATTGCCATACGTGTTTTGCGCGCTGCATCTGAATTAAAGATCAGAACAGTGGCGATATATACTTATGAAGACCGTTTTTCACTGCACCGCTACAAAGCAGATGAAGCCTATCAGGTAGGGCAGGACAATGAACCTTTGAAGCCCTATCTCGATATTGAAGAAATCATTCACCTGGCGAAAAGAGAAGGGGTGGAGGCCATTCATCCCGGCTATGGTTTTTTGTCTGAAAATGTAAATTTTGCCAGGCGCTGTCGTGAAGAAGGCATTGTGTTTATCGGCCCAGATCCTGAAATAATGGATCAGCTCGGAGATAAAGAAAAAGCCAAAAAGGTAGCTGTTTCTGCCGATGTACCCATTATTGAAAGTAGTGTTACCGTATTGAATGATGTAAAAGAGGCACTTAAAGAAGCAGAAAGAATTGGTTTCCCGCTGATCGTGAAAGCCAATGCAGGTGGTGGTGGAAGAGGAATGCGTGTAGTGCGCAATGCCACAGAACTGAAAAAAAGTTTTCCCGAAGCCAAATCAGAAGCAAAAAATGCCTTTGGCGATGACACGGTTTTTCTTGAGCGATTTATAGAAGATCCCAAACACCTTGAAGTACAAATTCTCGGTGATAAATACGGCAATGTGCTGCATCTTTATGAGCGTGATTGTTCGGTACAAAGGCGTTTTCAGAAAGTGGTGGAAATGGCACCTTCACAGGGTTTGAAACAAGTTACGCGCGATAAACTGTATGCTTATGCACTGCGAATTGCGCGTAAAGTAGGCTACAACAATGCCGGAACTGTCGAGTTCCTGGTCGATCCGGATGAGCATATTTATTTTATTGAAGTCAATCCCCGGATACAAGTAGAGCATACCGTTACTGAAGAAGTAACAGGCGTGGATATTGTCAGAAGTCAAATATTGATTGCAGCAGGTCAGCGTCTTGATAGCCCAAGTATTTTTCTGCGCAATCAGAGCGATATCCAGTGCAAGGGTTTTGCCATTCAATGCCGCATTACTACAGAAGACCCCGAAAATGATTTCAAGCCGGATTACGGCACCCTGGTAGCTTATAGAAATGCCAGTGGCTTTGGTATTCGGCTTGATGAAGGAAGTTCTTATCGTGGCGTTACCATTTCTCCATTTTTTGATTCTATGCTGGCGAAAGTAACGGCCAACGGTCGTACTTTAAAAGGAGCCTGTCAGCGCATGCATCGTGCCTTAACAGAGTACAGGATTCGCGGTGTGAAAACCAATATCCCTTTTCTTGAGAAATTAGTAGAACATCCCGTTTTTCAGGAAGGAAATGCAAGAGTGAATTTTATAACAAAGCACCCAGAGCTTTTGAAGTATGAAGCCAAGCAGGACAGGGGCACTAAAATGCTCCGTTACCTGGCACATATTACTGTCAATGGCAATTCAGATGTGCGCTTTGTTGATCCCTCTAAAAAATTAAAAACACCTGAAATCCCCATTTTTGATAAATTCTCAGATCATCCAAAAGGGACAAAACAACTCCTGGATAAAAAAGGGCCGGAAGCATTTGCCAAATGGCTAAAAAAGGAGAAAACTGTAAAATTTACCGATACTACTTTCAGGGATGCACATCAGTCGCTTTTGGCTACAAGGGTGCGCAGCCGTGATATGCTTTCGGTAGCAGAGGGTTTTTCCAAGCATTTTCCTCAGTTGTTTTCTATGGAAGTTTGGGGAGGTGCCACCTTTGATGTTTCCATGCGTTTTTTAAAAGAATCTCCCTGGGAGCGTCTGGCACAATTGAGGGAATCCATGCCCAATGTGTTGTTGCAAATGCTCTTGCGCGGCTCCAATGCAGTGGGTTATACTGCATATCCCGATAATCTGGTAGAAAAATTTATTGAAAAATCTGCTGAAACGGGTATTGATGTGTTCAGGATTTTTGATTCCCTCAACTGGCTGGAGAATATGAAAGTGAGTATCAATACAGTGCGGGAGCGTACCAACTCCATCGCTGAAGTATCGATTTGCTATACTGGCGATATCCTGGACAAATCGCAGAAGAAATATGATTTGAATTACTATGCTGATCTCTCAAAACGCATTGAAGATGCCGGAGCACATATTTTGGCTATAAAAGACATGGCGGGTTTGCTAAAACCTTATTCTGCTGAAATATTGATCAGTAAATTGAAAAAAGAAACTGATTTGCCAATTCATTTACACACGCACGATACCAGTGCTGCTCAATTGGCCACCTACATGAAGGCCATTGAAGCAGGTGTGGATGTGGTAGATGTTGCTTTGGCATCCATGTCGGGGCTTACTTCCCAGCCCAATTTCAATACCTTACTGGAAATACTCAAAAATTCTGATCGATATGAACCCTACAATATTGATTTACTCAATCAATACTCGCATTACTGGGAAGATGTGCGGGAATATTATTATCCCTTTGAATCGGGTTTAAAAGCAGGAACTGCTGAGATTTATCAGCATGAAATCCCGGGAGGACAATATTCCAATCTCAAGCCACAAGCCGAATCCCTCGGGCTGGATGATAGAATGCAGGAAATCAAACAAGCCTATATTGATGTAAATGAGCTCTTTGGTGATATTGTAAAAGTGACCCCTTCTTCAAAAGTTGTAGGTGACCTGGCTTTGTTTATGGTGTCCAATAATTTGAGTAAAAACGATATTTTGGAAAAAGGCGATTCTATTGCTTTTCCGGATTCCGTAAAAGCTTTTTTCAGAGGGGAATTGGGACAGCCTCATGGTGGGTTTCCAAAAGAATTGCAAAAAATAGTGCTTAAAGGTGAAAAGCCTTATAAAGGTCGTGCCAACGAACATCTTAAACCCATTGATTTTAAGCAAGAATTGAAAGAATTTCAGAAAGCTTTTCCCGAAGCCTCACCTACAGAGCTCGATTTTCTTTCTTTCAAGCTTTATCCAAAGGTTTATAAAGATTATTACAATCACAGAGAAGAATACGGGGATGTAAGTGTTATACCTACACCTTTGTTTTTCTACGGAATGACAGAAGTTCAGAAAGAGGCCATGATCACCATTGGGCGGGGAAAAAACATCCTGGTAGAACTGGTGCATGTAGGCGTTGCTGATGAGGATGGAATGCGCCTGGTGACATTCAAGCTCAATGGACAATCACGTGCAGTTATGGTACGTGATGAATCTGTAAAAGTGGATAAAGTAGCACATGTAAAAGCTGAAGGTGAAAATGAGATTGGAGCACCGCTGCAGGGTTTGTTGACCAAGGTGCTGGTAAAAGCCGGTGACAAGATCAAAAAGAACACACCGCTTTTTGTAATTGAAGCTATGAAAATGGAATCTACCATTACGGCCAACAGCGGTGGGGTAGTGGAAGATGTTGTTTTAAAAGCCGGGGAAATGGTTTATTCCAATGATTTGGTGATCAGGATGAAGAAGTGA
- a CDS encoding transposase, whose amino-acid sequence MSKGGYKIRDQKACYFVTFQVVYWIDVFTRQTYRDIFLDLLRFYQENQGLKVHAYVIMSNHIHLILSASQSKNDLSSIIGRIKSLSSKKIKDEIEQSNESRKEWILWMMKRAASKHKRNDSFQLWTHDSHPILLDDNIKLKQRLDYIHQNPVKAGIVANAEDYIYSSAGAYAGLPSLIKIDFI is encoded by the coding sequence ATGTCAAAAGGTGGATATAAAATACGTGATCAGAAAGCTTGTTATTTTGTTACTTTTCAAGTTGTTTACTGGATTGATGTGTTCACCCGACAAACATATAGAGATATCTTTTTAGACCTCTTGCGCTTTTATCAGGAAAATCAAGGTTTGAAAGTACATGCATATGTGATTATGAGCAATCACATCCACCTGATCCTTTCTGCTTCTCAATCAAAAAATGATTTGAGTAGCATTATTGGCAGAATCAAATCCCTTTCCAGTAAGAAAATTAAGGATGAAATCGAACAGAGCAATGAGAGTCGTAAAGAATGGATACTATGGATGATGAAAAGAGCAGCAAGCAAACATAAAAGAAACGATTCATTTCAACTATGGACACACGATAGCCATCCTATTCTATTGGATGACAATATCAAATTAAAGCAGCGACTGGATTACATTCACCAAAACCCTGTGAAAGCAGGAATTGTAGCTAATGCAGAAGATTATATCTATAGTAGTGCCGGAGCTTATGCAGGCTTACCAAGTTTAATTAAAATTGATTTTATTTAA
- a CDS encoding PspC domain-containing protein produces the protein MTERKILGVCAWLADKFEIDVSILRIVFVIAAIMGVGSPVLIYLILALIKPSHY, from the coding sequence ATGACTGAAAGAAAAATTCTTGGAGTCTGCGCATGGCTGGCTGACAAATTTGAAATAGATGTGAGTATCCTGCGCATTGTATTTGTTATAGCAGCCATTATGGGAGTAGGCTCTCCGGTATTGATCTACCTTATCCTTGCGCTTATAAAGCCTTCTCACTACTAA
- a CDS encoding PspC family transcriptional regulator: protein MTDLKSYLQLRFYGVCTYLGEKLDMPSSKIRLFFIYSSFVAVGSPIIIYLSMAFLLKLRNYIKGQRNPVWDI from the coding sequence ATGACAGATCTTAAAAGTTACCTACAATTGCGTTTTTACGGAGTCTGTACTTATCTTGGTGAAAAGCTGGATATGCCTTCGAGCAAAATCCGTTTGTTTTTTATTTACTCGAGTTTTGTAGCTGTCGGCTCTCCAATCATCATTTACCTTTCAATGGCTTTTCTGCTCAAGTTGCGCAATTATATTAAAGGACAGAGAAATCCGGTTTGGGATATCTGA
- a CDS encoding DUF2851 family protein, with product MKEELLHFIWQFQNFKQNELESFDGKQIQVLNSGQHNGDAGPDFLNARIKIDDTLWAGNVEIHVHQSDWQKHGHQKDPKYKNIILHVCYFMDTEIPELNAHVPTLVLNGIVQPSLLDKYKKLQQNKHWIPCARMITPEILKSQMPFYGFALCMERMEKRCAEISEIFKKSKSDWEATAYAMLARSFGSRANKFAFEQLMQSIPYKILIKHAGNMFQLEALLLGQANLLPKAANDSYVQKLIEEYRFLKKKYNLKAMKREAWNYSKLRPANFPDLKIVQMAHFIHQFPQLFSKFLALKNAIDFSKHTKIKASSYWDNHYRIDTASKVKREKMLSPSFLNLLIINAIVPLVFYYGKKNDNLEIKEWALNLLEQIPAENNSIVKRWESLGYKAENALESQALIGLKKEYCDKILCLKCRIGAKLFNS from the coding sequence ATGAAAGAGGAGCTTTTACATTTTATATGGCAGTTTCAGAACTTTAAGCAAAATGAGCTCGAAAGTTTTGACGGGAAGCAAATTCAAGTACTCAACTCTGGGCAACACAATGGCGATGCCGGGCCTGATTTTTTAAATGCCAGAATTAAAATAGATGACACGCTTTGGGCGGGCAATGTGGAAATCCATGTGCATCAATCCGACTGGCAAAAACACGGGCACCAGAAAGATCCAAAATATAAGAATATTATTCTGCATGTCTGTTATTTCATGGATACTGAAATTCCGGAACTCAATGCGCATGTGCCTACACTCGTACTCAATGGAATAGTTCAGCCTAGTCTGCTCGATAAATACAAAAAATTGCAGCAAAACAAGCATTGGATACCTTGTGCCAGAATGATCACCCCTGAGATTTTAAAAAGTCAAATGCCATTTTATGGCTTTGCACTTTGTATGGAGAGAATGGAAAAGCGTTGCGCTGAAATTTCTGAAATTTTCAAAAAAAGCAAATCCGACTGGGAAGCCACAGCTTATGCTATGCTTGCCAGAAGTTTTGGTTCGCGAGCCAATAAATTTGCCTTTGAGCAATTGATGCAATCCATTCCGTACAAAATCCTAATCAAACATGCAGGCAATATGTTCCAGCTTGAGGCACTCCTTTTAGGACAGGCAAACTTGTTACCAAAAGCAGCCAATGATTCCTATGTGCAAAAACTGATTGAGGAATATCGCTTTTTAAAGAAAAAATACAATCTAAAGGCAATGAAACGCGAAGCCTGGAATTACTCCAAATTGCGCCCCGCAAACTTTCCCGACTTAAAAATTGTGCAAATGGCACATTTCATTCATCAATTTCCACAGCTTTTCTCCAAATTCTTAGCGCTTAAAAATGCAATTGATTTCAGCAAACACACAAAAATTAAAGCCTCCTCCTATTGGGACAATCACTATCGTATTGATACAGCATCAAAAGTAAAAAGGGAGAAAATGCTGAGTCCTTCATTTCTGAACTTGTTAATTATCAATGCAATTGTGCCGCTTGTTTTTTATTATGGAAAGAAAAATGATAATTTAGAGATTAAAGAGTGGGCGTTAAATTTATTGGAGCAGATTCCCGCAGAGAACAATTCAATAGTAAAGCGCTGGGAAAGCTTGGGATATAAAGCTGAAAATGCGCTGGAAAGTCAAGCTTTGATTGGGCTTAAAAAGGAATACTGCGACAAAATACTTTGTCTAAAATGTAGAATTGGTGCAAAACTCTTCAATTCTTAA